Proteins found in one Lycium ferocissimum isolate CSIRO_LF1 chromosome 6, AGI_CSIRO_Lferr_CH_V1, whole genome shotgun sequence genomic segment:
- the LOC132061324 gene encoding uncharacterized protein LOC132061324, which yields METSEGQGAYNNSGNYKNNYGGANQGSYNNSNNFGNKSFNPYIPPKGQLTEQCSSKVEAMLEKILANQSKSGELYLGATEKRGGLPSDVIPNPKNGGGSVDRVFSITTRSGKTLRGADEKVIDPEPIDEDDEVQSEAPIIVDENATGKNVADIPELAKAAENMSKQPVKGALRPLTQLFKSTPPFPQRLVKKKEDAKFEKFYDQLKQLSLNFPFLDAVKEMPGYAKYLKDLLIKKKMVQHETVSLTHTVSSIISTTTVQKKGDPGAFTIPCLGMLRLTTMRLQMTDRSIKRPVGVVDDVLVRVGDFMLPVDFVILDCAVDRDIPIILGRPFLTTGRALMDSKKK from the exons ATGGAGACCTCGGAAGGTCAAGGTGCTTATAACAACTCTGGGAACTACAAAAATAATTATGGTGGTGCGAACCAAGGGAGCTACAACAACAGTAACAATTTTGggaacaagagtttcaatccttATATACCACCGAAAGGGCAGTTAACAGAGCAATGTAGTTCGAAGGTTGAAGCAATGCTTGAGAAGATTCTGGCAAATCAGTCTAAGTCTGGAGAACTTTATCTGGGGGCGACAGAGAAAAGG GGAGGCCTTCCGAGTGACGTTATTCCAAATCCAAAGAATGGGGGAGGCAGTGTAGACCGTGTGTTTTCCATCACTACTAGGAGTGGTAAAACACTCCGAGGGGCTGATGAGAAGGTGATTGATCCTGAGCCAATAGATGAAGATGATGAGGTGCAGTCTGAAGCAcccattattgttgatgagaatgCTACTGGCAAGAATGTTGCTGATATTCCGGAGCTTGCGAAAGCAGCTGAGAACATGAGCAAGCAGCCTGTGAAAGGGGCTCTCCGCCCTTTGACTCAGCTTTTCAAATCTACACCAccctttcctcagaggttggtcaagaagaaggaagatgctaagttcGAGAAGTTTTATGATCAACTGAAGCAGTTATCtctaaattttcctttcttggaTGCTGTCAAGGAAATGCCTGGTTAtgctaaatatttgaaggacTTGCTGATCAAGAAGAAAATGGTTCAACATGAAACCGTAAGTTTGACTCACACTGTGAGTTCCATCATCTCAACTACAACTGTTCAGAAGAAGGGAGATCCTGGGGCgttcaccattcctt gTTTGGGGATGCTAAGGCTGACTACTATGAGGTTACAAATGACTGATAGGTCTATCAAGAGACCTGTTGGGGTGGTTGATGATGTACTTGTGCGGGTTGGTGATTTTATGTTGCCCGTTGATTTTGTAATTCTTGATTGTGCTGTTGATAGGGACATTCCTATTATTCTGGGGAGACCTTTCCTTACTACAGGGAGAGCTCTGAtggactcaaaaaaaaaatga